One Lepus europaeus isolate LE1 chromosome 7, mLepTim1.pri, whole genome shotgun sequence DNA segment encodes these proteins:
- the LOC133763787 gene encoding olfactory receptor 52N4-like, which translates to MNTWTTLLSAQCFAVQKCEEPKRNKKVKSQELIKDFATLISLMLNQTDLTPSSFTLNGIPGLEDMHVWISFPFCSMYVVAIVGNCGLLYLICYEDSLHKPMYYFLAMLSLTDLVMCSSTIPKALCIFWFHLKEIGFNDCLVQMFFTHTFTGMESGVLMLMALDRYVAICYPLRYSTILTNPVIVKVGLATLLRAVLLIIPLIFITKQLPYCRGNIIHHTYCDQLSVAKLSCGNIKINVIYGLMVALLIGGFDILCIAVSYTMILRAVVSLSSADARQKAFSTCTAHICAIVFSYSPAFFCFFFNRFGSHTIPPSCHIIVANLYLLLPPTMNPIVYGVKTKQIRDCIIKIFSDSKDIKSYNI; encoded by the exons ATGAATACCTGGACCACGTTGCTTTCAGCTCAGTGTTTTGCTGTCCAGAAA TGTGAAgaaccaaaaagaaacaaaaaagtaaaatcacaAGAGCTTATCAAAGATTTTGCCACCCTAATCTCACTGATGCTGAATCAAACAGACCTTACCCCAAGCTCATTCACTCTTAATGGGATCCCAGGACTGGAGGACATGCATGTCTGGATTTCCTTCCCGTTTTGCTCCATGTATGTTGTGGCTATCGTTGGGAATTGTGGACTGCTCTACCTCATTTGCTATGAGGACTCCCTGCACAAGCCTATGTATTACTTCTTGGCTATGCTTTCCCTTACTGATCTTGTCATGTGTTCCAGTACAATCCCTAAAGCCCTCTGCATCTTCTGGTTTCATCTCAAGGAAATTGGATTTAATGACTGCCTGGTCCAGATGTTCTTCACCCACACCTTCACAGGCATGGAGTCTGGGGTGCTCATGCTTATGGCCCTGGatcgctatgtggccatctgctACCCTCTGCGCTACTCAACCATCCTCACCAATCCTGTCATTGTCAAAGTTGGGCTTGCTACTTTGCTTAGAGCAGTCCTGCTCATCATTCCCTTGATCTTCATCACCAAGCAGCTACCCTATTGCAGAGGCAACATAATACACCATACATATTGTGACCAGCTATCAGTAGCCAAGTTATCCTGTGGTAACATCAAGATCAATGTGATCTATGGGCTGATGGTTGCCCTCCTGATTGGGGGCTTTGACATCCTGTGCATTGCAGTCTCCTACACCATGATCCTGCGGGCAGTGGTCAGCCTTTCCTCGGCAGATGCTCGGCAGAAGGCCTTCAGCACCTGCACTGCCCACATCTGTGCCATTGTGTTCTCCTACAGTCCggccttcttctgtttcttttttaaccgCTTCGGGAGCCACACAATCCCTCCTTCTTGCCACATCATTGTGGCCAATCTTTACTTGCTCCTGCCTCCCACTATGAACCCTATTGTCTACGGGGTTAAAACCAAGCAGATAAGAGATTGTATCATAAAGATTTTTTCAGATTCTAAGGATATCAAATCCTATAACATATGA